One window from the genome of Garra rufa chromosome 1, GarRuf1.0, whole genome shotgun sequence encodes:
- the spsb3a gene encoding SPRY domain-containing SOCS box protein 3a, which yields MSRRSRNSRAWRYVWSGIRRDADARALVLASENDEWSYDRQQYSDSDSEAEYPAIVPAVPSAVPVTGESYCSCDSQMELSCNPRLRGYTHLRDCHCGEDDQDFDWVWDDGSRSSATLLSCENRKVSFHSEYSCGTAAIRGSRELSEGQHFWEIKMTSPVYGTDMMVGIGTSDVNLDKYRHTFCSLLGKDEDSWGLSYTGLLHHNGDKVSFSSRFGQGSIIGVHLDTWHGTLTFYKNRKCIGVAATEMKNKRVFPMACSTAAKSSMKVIRSVSAPTSLQYLCCSRLRKLLPSGVDALRVLPLPPGLRHLLHSKLGWVLSLDHMHTHSNTHTPPGPSSGSDSEGCSSDPEACQRKRCRWT from the exons ATGTCGAGGCGGAGCAGAAACAGCAGGGCGTGGAGGTACGTGTGGAGTGGAATCCGACGGGATGCCGATGCAAGAGCGCTGGTGCTTGCCTCTGAGAATGATGAGTGGAGTTATGATCGCCAGCAG TACAGTGACTCTGATTCTGAAGCCGAGTATCCAGCCATTGTTCCAGCAGTTCCGAGTGCAGTGCCTGTGACGGGAGAGTCATACTGCAGCTGTGATTCACAGATGGAGCTCAGCTGTAACCCACGGCTCCGGGGTTACACACACTTGCGAGACTGCCACTGTGGAGAAGATGACCAAG ATTTCGACTGGGTGTGGGATGACGGCAGCCGGTCGTCTGCAACACTGCTGAGCTGTGAGAACAGGAAAGTGAGCTTCCACTCGGAGTATAGCTGTGGAACGGCAGCCATTCGCGGCTCCAGAGAGCTCTCAGAGGGACAACACTTCTGGGAGATTAAAATGACTTCCCCTGTCTACGGCACAGACATG atggttGGTATTGGCACATCAGATGTGAATCTGGACAAATATAGACATACATTCTGCAGCCTGCTGGGTAAAGATGAAGACAGTTGGGGTCTGTCATATACAG GTCTATTACATCATAACGGTGATAAAGTGAGCTTTTCGTCACGTTTCGGACAGGGTTCAATTATTGGTGTTCACTTGGACACTTGGCACGGCACCCTCACCTTCTACAAAAACCGCAAGTGCATCG GTGTAGCAGCTACAGAGATGAAAAATAAGCGTGTTTTTCCTATGGCATGCTCCACCGCGGCCAAAAGCAGCATGAAGGTGATTCGCTCAGTCTCCGCTCCCACCTCTCTACAGTACCTTTGTTGCTCACGGCTCCGCAAGCTACTCCCGTCTGGAGTCGATGCCCTGCGAGTCCTGCCGCTGCCGCCCGGCCTCAGACACCTTCTTCACTCCAAACTGGGATGGGTGCTAAGCCTGGATCACATGCACACGCACTCGAACACACACACCCCGCCTGGACCTTCCTCGGGCAGTGACTCTGAGGGCTGCTCATCCGACCCGGAGGCCTGCCAGCGGAAACGTTGCCGCTGGACCTGA